From a region of the Lentilactobacillus curieae genome:
- a CDS encoding nitric-oxide reductase large subunit yields MNTGYNYKRLTKVLIITLVAAFSILIAGGFMIFKNEAPRPSKIVDQNGTELISKHSLLSGQAVYEKYGLADYGTYLGNGSYLGPDYTAQSLHVYLKGMDQYYAQKMHNKNFSDLNDFQQGGIKAKVKKEIKVNRYSKANQTLTLTNAQAAGLKSLQSYYRKEFINNPEQAGLPASMINQKKTDAFMYKGNKVDQLTSFFFWGAWLSSTNRPGRDFTYTNNWPYDLDAGNVMPAEAMVWTAISVALLTVGVGVIIYFQRRYQFDMKSRYLPEEPVNIDPDVPITSSQRKTAKYFVIVMLMFLLQILMGELMAHYYVENSFFGIPLQNIWPFNVAKAWHLQLVIFWVATTWLATGIYIVPRVLRREPKHQGKLVDLLFWGLIICIGGSMLGEWGSTLGILNKNWWLFGNFGWEYLELGKFWQIVFILAMVLWVIILMRGFIPAMKRKLQYDRTRLTTLLFCGAIAIPAFYLASLFILPNSHVTFADYWRWWIVHLWVEGIFESFAVILIGWLMVDMKLTTVRSTVRALYFQVILLLGSGVVGMGHHYFWEGDHSIWLALGACFSALEIVPLCLLVWEAYTHYRVYKDTKTEFPYKGTFIFLMWTGIWNAVGAGALGFLINAPAINYFEHGTQWTSAHAHASMAGVYGMFSIAIMLYALRNVTKKSLWTPKMDKAVKWAAWLTNIGLAGMVFITLMPVGQIQLIDALKHGYWHARLLSFYHEPLVSGFLWARMAPDLVFTAGVVILLVIVVKCFFNLKKDDNQAAEVALNKMAEEEAREDAAKANK; encoded by the coding sequence ATGAATACAGGATATAACTATAAACGGCTAACCAAAGTACTTATAATCACTTTGGTTGCTGCGTTTTCAATTTTAATTGCCGGTGGCTTTATGATTTTTAAGAATGAAGCCCCTCGTCCAAGTAAAATTGTTGACCAGAACGGAACTGAACTTATTTCAAAACATTCATTATTATCTGGTCAAGCAGTTTACGAAAAGTACGGGTTGGCAGACTACGGTACTTATTTAGGAAATGGATCTTATTTGGGCCCTGACTATACGGCACAATCACTACACGTGTACCTTAAGGGGATGGATCAGTACTATGCTCAGAAGATGCACAACAAGAATTTCAGTGATTTGAATGATTTTCAACAAGGCGGAATCAAAGCTAAGGTCAAAAAAGAAATTAAGGTTAACCGATATAGTAAGGCTAACCAGACTTTGACACTTACAAATGCTCAAGCGGCCGGCTTGAAGAGCCTTCAGAGTTATTACCGGAAGGAATTTATTAATAACCCTGAACAGGCTGGGTTACCAGCGTCGATGATCAATCAGAAAAAGACTGATGCTTTTATGTACAAAGGAAATAAGGTTGACCAGTTGACTAGTTTCTTTTTCTGGGGTGCATGGTTATCCTCGACCAACCGGCCAGGACGTGATTTTACGTACACTAACAATTGGCCATATGATCTAGATGCGGGGAACGTAATGCCTGCTGAAGCAATGGTATGGACTGCGATTTCTGTCGCACTATTAACTGTTGGGGTTGGGGTAATCATTTACTTCCAACGTCGTTACCAATTTGATATGAAGTCACGGTACTTACCTGAAGAGCCAGTCAACATTGACCCTGATGTACCAATTACGTCTAGTCAAAGAAAGACGGCAAAGTACTTCGTTATCGTAATGTTGATGTTCCTGTTACAAATATTAATGGGTGAATTGATGGCTCACTATTATGTAGAAAATTCTTTCTTTGGAATTCCGCTCCAAAACATTTGGCCATTTAATGTTGCAAAGGCTTGGCACTTACAGTTGGTTATTTTCTGGGTAGCAACAACTTGGCTGGCAACTGGGATTTATATTGTGCCAAGAGTTCTTAGAAGAGAACCCAAGCACCAGGGCAAGCTGGTTGATTTACTGTTCTGGGGATTGATCATCTGTATTGGTGGTTCAATGCTTGGTGAATGGGGATCAACTTTAGGAATTTTAAACAAAAATTGGTGGCTATTCGGTAACTTCGGTTGGGAATACCTTGAACTTGGTAAGTTCTGGCAAATAGTCTTTATATTAGCGATGGTTCTATGGGTAATCATCTTAATGAGGGGATTCATTCCAGCCATGAAGCGGAAACTCCAATATGACAGAACTAGGTTAACCACGCTGTTGTTCTGTGGGGCAATTGCAATTCCAGCATTTTATTTGGCATCACTATTCATTTTGCCTAATTCTCACGTAACCTTTGCGGATTACTGGCGTTGGTGGATCGTTCACCTTTGGGTTGAAGGAATCTTTGAATCATTTGCTGTAATCCTAATTGGTTGGCTGATGGTTGATATGAAGCTGACGACAGTTCGTTCAACAGTTAGAGCCCTATACTTCCAAGTAATTTTATTGCTTGGTTCAGGGGTTGTTGGAATGGGACACCATTACTTCTGGGAAGGTGACCATTCAATTTGGTTAGCATTAGGGGCATGTTTCTCAGCTCTCGAAATCGTTCCACTGTGTTTGCTGGTTTGGGAAGCTTACACGCATTATAGAGTTTACAAAGATACTAAGACGGAATTTCCTTACAAGGGAACGTTTATTTTCTTAATGTGGACAGGTATTTGGAATGCTGTTGGTGCCGGAGCCCTTGGATTTTTGATCAATGCTCCAGCAATCAACTACTTTGAACATGGTACCCAATGGACTTCAGCTCATGCTCATGCATCAATGGCTGGGGTTTACGGAATGTTCTCAATTGCGATTATGCTTTATGCATTGAGAAACGTGACTAAGAAGTCATTGTGGACGCCCAAGATGGATAAGGCCGTTAAATGGGCCGCTTGGTTAACCAATATTGGTTTGGCAGGAATGGTATTCATCACGTTAATGCCAGTTGGCCAGATTCAACTAATTGATGCTTTAAAACACGGATATTGGCATGCAAGGCTGCTTAGTTTCTATCATGAGCCATTAGTTTCAGGATTTTTATGGGCCAGAATGGCTCCCGATTTGGTGTTTACTGCGGGGGTTGTAATCCTACTAGTAATCGTGGTTAAGTGCTTCTTTAATTTGAAGAAGGATGATAATCAGGCTGCTGAGGTTGCTTTGAATAAGATGGCTGAAGAAGAAGCTAGAGAAGATGCAGCGAAAGCTAATAAATAG